From Haloarcula hispanica ATCC 33960, the proteins below share one genomic window:
- a CDS encoding PAS domain S-box protein, translated as MTSETAVNGDDRVQVLYVGTDSDDAETLSTALERENGRFTVETVRTAPEAVARLADDTVDCLVSDYDLPERNGVELLETVRDEHPALPFIIYTARGSEAVASEAISAGVTDYLRKEPGTEQHVELTNRIFDAVEHHRSQQATTERNRALRSYERMVNSMQEAACIYDAEGRFEIVNETIAEWYDTTRAALEGQTSRLVPRIRTEGERDRYQELLDGTREQLSGEIEAEFPGHGHAVVAYQLTPLVVDGVIDGIVGVARDVTDRKEREQKLLRNKRAIDEAPVGVVITDPGQTDNPLIYANDHYRDLTGYSLPELLGKNCRMLQGENTDPESVATMRDAIDAEERVTVELRNYRKNGTEFWNRVRIAPVRDDDGAVVNYVGFQQDITERKRREKRLEETSSRLEALFENSPDMIDVLDADGTIRDVNQRFCAELGYDESEVLGRSIWEFDLTFDAEDVQTQLSGFSVNERRKFEGLYERRDGSTMPVEVHLLRLSLDGEDRFLAISRDLTERKEREQELEQQNEQLEQFASVVSHDLRNPLTVARGRLELLREESDSEHIDAIDGAHQRMDTLIDDLLTLARDGTSPASPVVVDLEPFVQTCWQNVDTKAATLRTDIDRPIRADESRLRQLFENLVRNAVEHGGDGVTVTVGELADGFYVADDGPGIPVADRGDVFDAGYSTAVEGTGFGLSIVKQVADAHSWAVRVGSGSDGGARFEFTDVDTVSE; from the coding sequence ATGACGTCTGAGACCGCTGTCAACGGGGACGACAGGGTTCAGGTCCTCTACGTCGGCACCGATTCGGACGACGCCGAAACGCTGTCGACGGCGCTCGAACGCGAGAACGGCCGTTTCACGGTCGAAACGGTGCGCACTGCTCCCGAGGCTGTGGCGAGGCTGGCTGACGATACCGTAGACTGTCTCGTCTCCGACTACGACCTGCCCGAACGGAACGGTGTCGAGCTTCTGGAAACGGTCCGTGACGAGCATCCGGCCCTCCCGTTTATTATCTACACTGCCCGGGGGAGCGAGGCGGTCGCCAGCGAGGCGATTTCGGCCGGTGTCACGGACTACCTCAGGAAAGAGCCGGGCACCGAACAGCATGTGGAGTTGACGAACCGAATCTTTGACGCCGTCGAGCATCACCGCTCACAGCAGGCGACCACCGAGCGGAACCGAGCGCTCCGGAGCTACGAGCGGATGGTCAACTCCATGCAGGAGGCAGCCTGTATTTACGATGCGGAGGGGCGGTTCGAAATCGTCAACGAGACCATAGCAGAGTGGTACGACACGACGCGCGCTGCGCTCGAAGGACAGACCAGTAGACTCGTTCCGCGTATTCGAACCGAGGGTGAGAGAGACCGCTACCAGGAACTGCTCGACGGAACGCGGGAGCAGCTTAGCGGCGAAATCGAAGCGGAGTTCCCCGGCCACGGACACGCGGTGGTCGCGTACCAGCTAACGCCGCTGGTCGTCGATGGTGTTATCGACGGCATCGTCGGCGTCGCTCGGGACGTCACCGACCGGAAAGAGCGCGAACAGAAGCTACTCCGGAACAAACGCGCGATAGACGAGGCCCCGGTCGGTGTCGTTATCACCGACCCTGGCCAGACGGACAATCCGCTGATCTACGCCAACGACCACTACCGCGACCTGACTGGCTATTCGCTTCCGGAGTTACTCGGGAAGAACTGCCGAATGCTACAGGGCGAGAACACCGATCCGGAGTCCGTCGCTACAATGCGGGACGCGATTGACGCAGAGGAGCGGGTGACGGTCGAACTCAGGAACTACCGGAAGAACGGGACCGAGTTCTGGAACAGGGTTCGGATCGCGCCGGTTCGCGATGACGACGGGGCAGTCGTCAACTATGTCGGGTTCCAGCAGGACATCACGGAGCGGAAACGACGCGAGAAACGGTTAGAGGAAACGTCGTCGCGGCTGGAAGCCCTCTTCGAGAACTCACCGGACATGATCGACGTGCTCGACGCCGATGGGACGATCCGCGACGTGAACCAGCGGTTCTGTGCGGAACTGGGGTACGACGAGAGCGAGGTGCTCGGGCGGTCGATCTGGGAGTTCGACCTGACGTTCGACGCCGAGGACGTGCAGACACAGCTTTCGGGGTTCAGTGTCAACGAGCGCCGCAAGTTCGAGGGCCTGTACGAACGCCGCGACGGGTCGACGATGCCGGTCGAAGTACATCTGCTCCGACTCAGCCTCGACGGCGAGGACCGGTTCCTGGCGATCAGCCGTGATCTCACGGAGCGCAAGGAGCGCGAGCAGGAACTCGAACAGCAAAACGAACAGCTCGAACAGTTCGCCAGCGTCGTCAGTCACGACCTCCGGAACCCGTTGACTGTCGCCCGCGGACGCCTCGAACTATTGCGTGAGGAGTCCGATAGCGAGCACATCGACGCTATCGACGGCGCACACCAGCGAATGGATACGCTCATCGACGACCTGCTCACGCTCGCACGCGACGGTACGTCACCCGCGTCGCCCGTCGTAGTTGACCTCGAACCGTTCGTCCAGACGTGCTGGCAAAACGTCGACACGAAAGCCGCGACGCTCCGCACTGACATAGACCGGCCCATCCGCGCCGACGAGAGCCGCCTCAGACAACTGTTCGAGAATCTCGTCCGCAACGCGGTTGAGCACGGCGGTGACGGCGTGACTGTGACCGTGGGCGAACTGGCCGACGGCTTCTACGTCGCGGACGACGGTCCCGGTATCCCTGTGGCCGACCGCGGGGACGTGTTCGATGCCGGCTACTCGACGGCGGTCGAAGGGACCGGCTTCGGCCTGAGCATCGTGAAACAGGTCGCTGACGCCCACAGCTGGGCGGTCCGCGTCGGCAGCGGCAGCGACGGCGGAGCCCGGTTTGAGTTCACCGACGTCGACACTGTCTCTGAGTAG
- the mvk gene encoding mevalonate kinase — translation MVTSSAPGKVYLFGEHAVVYGEPAVPCAIERRVHVTATEIDEGLRIHANDLQLDGFTVEYTGDGESHPDVDVAESLVEAGMGYVNEAVAQARDAADAPEAGFEISVEGDIPLGAGLGSSAALVVAAIDAATRELGVELPASEIADRAYQVEHEVQDGQASRADTFCSAMGGAVRVEGNDCRRLDGIDTLPFVIGYDGGAGDTGALVAGVRTLRDEYDFAADTVAAIGDIVREGEAVLETGDYERLGELMDFNHGLLSALGVSSRSLDSMVWAARDADAHGAKLTGAGGGGCIVALDETDDALTALKYTPGCEDVFRAELDTDGVRQE, via the coding sequence ATGGTCACGTCGAGCGCTCCCGGGAAGGTGTACCTGTTCGGGGAGCACGCGGTCGTCTACGGTGAGCCGGCGGTGCCCTGCGCCATCGAGCGGCGAGTGCATGTGACGGCAACCGAGATCGACGAGGGGTTGCGAATCCACGCGAACGACTTGCAACTGGACGGCTTTACCGTCGAGTACACCGGCGACGGGGAGAGCCATCCGGACGTGGACGTCGCCGAATCGCTCGTCGAAGCCGGCATGGGGTACGTCAACGAGGCAGTGGCACAGGCCCGTGACGCGGCCGACGCGCCGGAAGCGGGCTTCGAGATATCTGTCGAGGGCGACATCCCGCTCGGGGCGGGGCTGGGGTCGTCTGCCGCGCTCGTCGTCGCGGCGATAGACGCGGCGACCCGGGAACTCGGCGTCGAACTGCCGGCGAGCGAAATCGCCGACCGCGCCTATCAGGTCGAACACGAGGTACAGGACGGGCAGGCCTCGCGGGCGGACACGTTCTGCTCGGCGATGGGCGGGGCGGTCCGCGTGGAGGGCAACGACTGCCGGCGGCTGGACGGCATCGACACCCTCCCCTTCGTCATCGGCTACGACGGCGGGGCCGGCGACACCGGCGCACTGGTCGCCGGCGTCCGGACCCTCCGCGATGAATACGACTTCGCTGCCGACACCGTCGCGGCAATCGGCGATATCGTCCGCGAGGGCGAAGCGGTGCTGGAAACGGGCGATTACGAGCGGCTCGGGGAACTGATGGACTTCAACCACGGACTGCTCTCGGCGCTGGGCGTCTCCTCGCGGTCGCTGGACTCGATGGTGTGGGCGGCCCGCGACGCCGACGCACATGGCGCGAAACTCACCGGAGCCGGTGGCGGTGGCTGTATCGTCGCGCTGGACGAGACGGACGACGCGCTCACGGCGCTGAAGTACACGCCGGGGTGTGAGGACGTCTTCCGGGCCGAACTGGACACCGACGGGGTCCGGCAGGAATGA
- a CDS encoding isopentenyl phosphate kinase, whose translation MTAVLKLGGSVITEKDEPETVDTAALSAAASAIAESAVGEDIVVVHGGGSFGHHHAADYGVSTTAGTHDVDGVQAIHGAMCRLNAAVVDELTGQGVPAVPIHPFSAATRDADSDLSLPTAQVTTLLDEGFVPVLHGDLVAHAGAGATVLSGDELVVELAPAVDADRVGVCSTVPGVLDEDGTVIDRIETFEAVASALGGSDATDVSGGMAGKVRALLALSAPAVVFGPDALPAFLAGESPGTTIAGDDDDW comes from the coding sequence ATGACGGCCGTCCTCAAACTCGGTGGGAGTGTCATCACGGAGAAAGACGAACCCGAGACGGTCGATACGGCCGCTCTGTCGGCGGCGGCGTCGGCTATCGCCGAATCGGCAGTCGGGGAGGATATCGTCGTCGTTCACGGCGGCGGGAGCTTCGGCCACCACCACGCCGCCGATTACGGTGTCAGCACGACCGCGGGGACCCACGACGTGGACGGCGTACAGGCCATCCACGGCGCGATGTGTCGGCTCAACGCCGCTGTCGTCGATGAACTCACTGGGCAGGGAGTTCCGGCTGTCCCGATCCACCCGTTCTCGGCGGCCACACGCGACGCCGACAGTGACCTTTCGCTGCCGACGGCGCAGGTCACGACGCTGCTCGACGAGGGGTTTGTCCCGGTCCTCCACGGCGACCTCGTCGCACACGCCGGTGCGGGCGCGACGGTTCTGAGCGGCGACGAACTGGTCGTCGAACTCGCGCCCGCCGTCGACGCGGACCGCGTCGGCGTCTGCTCGACTGTTCCCGGCGTCCTCGACGAAGACGGGACCGTCATCGACCGCATCGAGACATTCGAGGCCGTCGCATCGGCACTGGGCGGGAGCGACGCGACGGACGTGTCGGGTGGGATGGCCGGCAAGGTCCGTGCGCTGCTCGCCCTCTCGGCCCCCGCCGTCGTGTTCGGGCCCGACGCACTCCCCGCGTTTCTCGCCGGTGAGAGCCCGGGAACGACTATCGCTGGTGATGACGACGACTGGTGA
- a CDS encoding ribonuclease J, giving the protein MEVEIATIGGYEAVGRQMTAVRAGDDVVIFDMGLNLSKVLIHDNVETERMHSLDLIDMGAIPDDRVMSDLEGDVKAIVPTHGHLDHIGAISKLAHRYDAPIVATPFTIELVKQQIKSEEKFGVQNDLVKMDAGETMSIGERNELEFVNVTHSIIDAINPVLHTPEGAVVYGLDKRMDHTPVIGDPIDMKRFREIGREGEGVLCYIEDCTNAGKKGRTPSESVARRHLKDVMDSVADYDGGIVATTFSSHIARVKSLVEFADDIGRQPVLLGRSMEKYSGTAERLDFVDFPEDLGMYGHRKSVDRTFKRIMNEGKENFLPIVTGHQGEPRAMLTRMGRGETPYELDDGDKVIFSARVIPEPTNEGQRYQSEKLLGMQGARIYDDIHVSGHLREEGHYEMLDALQPKNVIPAHQSLEGFAPYVDLAENMGYKAGRDLHITRNGNMIQLTE; this is encoded by the coding sequence ATGGAAGTCGAAATTGCGACAATTGGCGGTTACGAGGCTGTAGGCCGACAGATGACGGCCGTCCGTGCAGGGGACGACGTCGTCATCTTCGACATGGGCCTGAACCTCTCGAAGGTACTGATTCACGACAACGTCGAGACGGAACGGATGCACTCGCTGGACCTCATCGACATGGGTGCCATCCCGGACGACCGGGTCATGTCCGACCTGGAAGGCGACGTGAAGGCTATCGTGCCGACACACGGTCACCTCGACCACATCGGCGCGATTTCCAAGCTCGCCCACCGCTACGACGCACCCATCGTCGCGACGCCGTTCACCATCGAACTCGTCAAACAGCAGATCAAGAGCGAGGAGAAGTTCGGCGTCCAGAACGACCTCGTCAAGATGGACGCCGGCGAGACGATGTCCATCGGCGAGCGCAACGAACTGGAGTTCGTCAACGTCACACACTCCATCATCGACGCCATCAACCCCGTGCTTCACACGCCGGAAGGCGCAGTCGTCTACGGGCTCGACAAGCGGATGGACCACACGCCGGTCATCGGCGACCCCATCGACATGAAGCGGTTCCGCGAGATCGGCCGCGAGGGCGAGGGTGTCCTCTGTTATATCGAGGACTGTACGAACGCGGGCAAGAAGGGCCGCACGCCCTCCGAATCCGTCGCGCGTCGCCACCTCAAAGACGTGATGGACAGCGTCGCCGACTACGACGGCGGCATCGTCGCCACGACGTTCTCCTCACACATCGCTCGTGTCAAGAGCCTCGTCGAGTTCGCTGACGACATCGGCCGCCAGCCGGTGCTGCTCGGTCGCTCGATGGAGAAGTACTCCGGCACCGCCGAACGACTCGACTTCGTCGACTTCCCGGAGGACCTGGGCATGTACGGCCACCGGAAATCCGTCGACCGGACGTTCAAGCGGATCATGAACGAAGGCAAGGAGAACTTCCTCCCCATCGTCACCGGCCATCAGGGCGAGCCCCGCGCGATGCTCACCCGTATGGGCCGCGGCGAGACGCCATACGAGCTAGACGACGGCGACAAAGTCATCTTCTCGGCCCGGGTCATTCCGGAGCCGACCAACGAGGGCCAGCGCTACCAGTCCGAGAAGCTCCTGGGCATGCAGGGCGCGCGCATCTACGACGACATCCACGTTTCGGGCCACCTCCGCGAGGAGGGCCACTACGAGATGCTCGACGCGCTCCAGCCGAAGAACGTCATTCCGGCCCACCAGAGCCTCGAAGGGTTCGCACCGTACGTCGACCTCGCGGAAAACATGGGCTACAAAGCCGGGCGGGACCTCCACATCACCCGCAACGGCAACATGATCCAGCTCACCGAGTAA